The following coding sequences lie in one Rutidosis leptorrhynchoides isolate AG116_Rl617_1_P2 chromosome 6, CSIRO_AGI_Rlap_v1, whole genome shotgun sequence genomic window:
- the LOC139853188 gene encoding serine carboxypeptidase-like 51, translating into IITMKGLIITLCVLSIVSSVTLAGNTYGGTADGSEEWGYIEVRPRAHMFYWLYKSPNRVEDPSKPWPTILWLQGGPSGSGVGFGNFGEIGPLDIYMKPRNSTWLQKADLLFVDGPVGTGFSYVEDDSLYVKTDVEAATDLTTLLKQIYNGNKTLQQSPVYFIAESYGGKFAVTLGLSALEAIEKGELKLQLGGVALGDSWISPEDYVLSWGPLLKDVSRIDDVGLNKSNSLALKIKQQIADGRYTEATDSWGDLEDTIYNSSNGVDFYNFMLDGDNDPNIATTNTLRTTNTLRRIGKKEYTWIMAADKPDLDSVMNGPIRQKLKIIPENVSWGGQANNVFDSMAGDFMKPRIAEVDELLSKGVNITIYNGQIDLICSTKGTEAWINKLKWDGLSAFLNLGRKPLLCGEDDTATKAFVRSYKNFAFYWILGAGHFVPVDQPCVTLKMLTSVVNSPA; encoded by the exons ATAATCACCATGAAAGGCCTTATAATTACTCTTTGTGTTTTATCCATTGTTTCTTCCGTTACTTTAGCTGGTAATACGTATGGAGGAACTGCCGATGGATCCGAAGAATGGGGATACATTGAAGTTCGCCCTC GAGCACATATGTTTTACTGGCTATACAAAAGTCCTAACCGAGTTGAAGATCCATCCAAACCATGGCCTACGATTCTATGGCTTCAAGGAGGCCCT AGTGGTTCTGGAGTTGGGTTTGGAAATTTTGGAGAAATTGGGCCGTTGGATATTTACATGAAGCCGCGAAACTCAACATGGCTTCAGAAGGCCGACCTCTTGTTTGTG GATGGTCCAGTTGGAACTGGCTTTAGTTATGTTGAGGATGACAGCTTGTATGTAAAAACTGATGTAGAAGCAGCAACCGATTTAACTACATTGTTGAAACAAATCTATAATGGAAACAAAACCCTTCAACAAAGTCCAGTTTACTTTATTGCTGAATCTTATGGAGGGAAATTTGCAGTCACCCTTGGGCTTTCTGCTCTAGAAGCTATCGAGAAAGGCGAACTCAAGCTTCAACTTGGAG GAGTTGCTTTGGGCGATAGTTGGATTTCACCTGAAGATTATGTG CTTTCATGGGGTCCTTTACTTAAAGATGTGTCAAGAATTGACGACGTTGGTTTAAACAAATCCAATAG TTTAGCACTGAAGATTAAACAACAAATCGCTGATGGTCGGTACACAGAAGCAACCGATTCATGGGGTGACCTTGAGGACACCATTTATAATAGCAGTAACGGCGTG GATTTTTACAACTTCATGTTGGATGGGGATAATGATCCAAATATCGCGACAACAAATACATTAAGAACAACAAATACATTAAGACGAATAGGAAAGAAAGAATATACCTGGATCATGGCTGCTGATAAGCCCGATCTTGACTCTGTAATGAATGGTCCAATTAGACAGAAGCTCAAGATCATTCCAGAAAATGTATC ATGGGGAGGACAAGCTAACAATGTATTTGACTCCATGGCAGGTGACTTTATGAAGCCAAGAATTGCAGAG GTTGATGAGCTTTTGTCAAAAGGAGTAAATATTACTATATACAATGGCCAG ATTGATCTAATATGTTCAACCAAGGGGACAGAAGCATGGATCAATAAACTCAA GTGGGATGGTTTATCAGCATTTTTGAACTTAGGTCGTAAACCACTATTATGTGGTGAAGATGACACTGCTACAAAAGCATTTGTTAGATCATATAAGAACTTTGCATTTTATTGGATTCTTGGAGCTGGTCATTTT GTTCCGGTTGATCAGCCTTGTGTTACTCTAAAGATGCTGACTAGTGTGGTGAACTCGCCAGCTTAA